The Acetonema longum DSM 6540 genomic interval CTTGCTGCAGAGCAGCTTTCGCCTTATGATTCACTCCCTGATCCGTCTCGGCGAAATACTGCCGCCGTTCGGAATGGCCGATAATCACATAACGGCATCCCGCGTCCTGCAGCATGGCCGGTGACACCTCACCGGTATAAGCCCCCTGCTTTTCCCAGTGCATATTCTGGGCCCCCAGCCCGATCCCGCTGCCGGCAAGAGCCTGGCCGGCCTCGTGCAGGGCGGTAAAGTTGGGGCAAACGACAACCTCCGCTTTCGAAGTGTCGAATTTTATCTCACGCAATTCCCGGATAAAATCCAGGGATTCCCGAACTGTTTTGTGCATCTTCCAATTCCCGGCAATGATTGGTTTACGCATGAAATCACCCCTGTTCTTGGTCGGCTAAAGCCGCCACCCCGGGAAGCACCCGTCCTTCAAGAAATTCTAAGGAAGCGCCGCCGCCGGTGGAAATATGGCTGATCTTGCCGGCCAGCTTAGTTTTTTCCAAAGCAGCGATGGAGTCTCCGCCGCCTACCACGCTGGTAGCGCCGGAAGCCGCCACTGCCTTGGCCACTGCCTCGGTGCCCTTGGCGAAGGCATCGAATTCAAATACACCCATGGGACCGTTCCAAACGACTGTTTTCACCTCGGCCAAAGTTCTGGCGAAAGCCTCCTGGCTGGCAGGCCCGATATCCAGGGCCATCCATTCCGCCGGGATGCTGTCTACCGCTACAACTTTATGCTGGGCATCGGCCGCAAACTTCTCGGCCGCCGTCACATCACTGGGCAGCAGCAGCTTCACGCCGCAGGCATTGGCTTTTTCCAGCAGGGATTTAGCCAGATCAAGCTTATCCTCTTCCACCAGGGACTTGCCCATAGCATAGCCCTTGGCGGCTAAAAAGGTATTAGCCATGCCGCCGCCGATGATCAATGTGTCTACTTTGGTCAGCAGATTTTCGATGACGCCGATCTTGTCGGATACCTTTGCCCCTCCGATAATGGCGGCAAAGGGATGCTTCGGCGCGTTCAGCACATCGTTCAGGTACATCAGTTCTTTTTCCATCAGGAAGCCGGCCACGGCCGGGATATATTGGGTAATGCCTTCCACCGAAGCATGGGCCCGGTGGGATACGCCAAAGGCATCGTTCACCAGAATATCGGCCAAGCCGGCCAGTTTTTTGGCAAACTCGGCGTCGTTCTCTTCCTCTTCTTTATGAAACCGCAGATTCTCTAATAAGAGGACCTGACCAGGCCGGAGCGCTTTAGCGGCATCTTCCACCAGCGGTCCCACACACTCGGAGACAAATAAAACCTGACGGCCTAACAGCTGAGACAGCCTGGGCACCAGCGCCTCCAGGGAAAATTCCGCATTGGGCTTGCCTTTGGGTCGCCCCATGTGACTGGCCAGAATGACGGCGGCATTTTTCTCCAATAAAAACTCCAGGGTATTCAATGTAGCCCGGATTCGGGTATCATCGGTGATTTTGCCTTCTTTGTCCATCGGTACGTTGTAGTCCACCCGCACCAGAACCTTTTTACCGCCAACCCATACATCTTTCAATGTTTTCTTATGCACGGATAATCCTCCTAAAGGGGGCCCAACCGGGCCCCATCTTCTCGATATGGTCTTTTATAACCCTTTGCTTGCCATAAAGGTTACCAGGTCCACTACCCGGTTGGAATAGCCCCATTCGTTATCATACCAGGACACCACCTTGGCCATGGTGCCTTCCACCACCATGGTGGACTGTCCGTCAACAATGGAAGAGTGGGGATTGCCGTTGAAATCCTTGGAAACCAAGGGTTCGTCGGTATAAGCCAGAATGCCTTTCAGTTCGCCGTTTGCGGCGTCTTTCATGGCTTTATTGATTTCTTCGGCCGTAGCGGGTTTCTCCAGTTCCACCGTCAGGTCGGTAATAGATACGTTGGGAGTCGGCACCCGCATGGCAAAGCCGTTGAGTTTGCCCTTGAGCTCGGGCAGAACCAGCGAAACCGCTTTGGCGGCGCCGGTAGTGGTCGGGATAATGGAGAGAGCGGCGGCCCGGGCCCGGCGCAGATCCTTATGGGGCAGATCCAGGATCTGCTGGTCATTGGTGTAGGAGTGAACAGTGGTCATCAAACCATGTTTAATGCCGAATTTCTCATGGAGTATTTTGGTGAAGGGAGCCAGGCAGTTGGTGGTGCAGGAAGCATTGGAAATGATGTGATGCTTGGCCGGCTCGTATTTTTTCTCGTTGACGCCCAGTACGATCGTAATGTCTTCCCCTTTGGCCGGGGCTGAGATAATCACCTTTTTCGCGCCGGCCTTGATGTGGGCGGCGGCCTTGTCAGCATCGGTGAAGCGGCCGGTGGATTCGATTACGACCTGGATGCCCAGGTCTTTCCAGGGAAGGCTGGCGGGATCTTTTTCCGCCAATACCTTAATAACCTTGCCGTTGACCAGGATATTGCCGCCTTCGGCTTTTACCTCGGCGTCCAGGGTGCCATGAATCGAGTCATACTTTAACAGATGCGCCAGCGTTTCAGCATCGGTCAGATCATTCACAGCCACGATTTCCACCGCCGGATTGTTGAGAGCCGCCCTGAATACATTGCGGCCAATGCGGCCAAACCCGTTAATACCTACTTTTGTCGACATAATAAACCCTCCCAAATTTTCTGATTGTATTTTTCTTAATGGTTACGCTGATGTCGGATGTATAATCATCTGAATGGCTCTGGCAGCCGCTTCATCGACCACCAGAACATCCTGGCTGCCGGCATGGGCTACGGCCACGATGGCGGCGGCTTTGGCAGCCCCTCCGGCCACGGCGATCACCATGCCGATTTCAGCCAGATCATTCAGTTTCAACCCTAAACTGCTGGTCACATGGACGATTTTTCCGTCCAGGGTGCAATAATGCCCCAGAGCTTCCCCGGCGGCACCCTGCTCCAGAATCTGCCGCCTGAGTTCCTTCCTGATTCCCCGTCTTTCGGCCATGCGACCGGCCTGGCCGATACTATAGATCAGGATATCGGCGCGTTTGATCCGGTCCACCACGGCACGCATGGGAGAATCGCCGGTAAGGACGGTTTCCAGGGCTTCTTCGCTCAATCCGTCGTGAATGTGCAGCAGGCGGTATTTACCGCCCAGATTATTGGCCATCACCGCCGCAACGGTATTGGCCTGATACTCTACCTGTTCGCCTAAGCCCCCCCGGGCCGGCACCACCAGGGTTTGAGGCGCCGATACCGTCAGGGCCTCGGCCACATTAGCCATGGTAGAGCCGCCGCTGACGGCGATGGTCAAAGGTCTGCCCAGTTGTTGGCTCAGCACCGAGGCCGCCGCCCGGCCCAGCTCTTTGGCCACCATGTTGTTGGTCTCACTGTCGCCGGGGATAATGACCACCGTTCCGACTGACAGCGCCTGCGCGATCTCCTGCTCCAACACGGTCAGTCCATGAAGCTGGCGGATGTATTCCGCCAGCTCGGCAAGAATAGCCTGCCCCGATTCGGTTATTGTCATGCCCAGCGGCGAGAAATCCACCAGTCCGGCATTTTTCAGGAAATCCACCTGGGCCCTGACCACTCTTTCACCGGTATCCAGAGTAGCGGAGAGAGACCGGCGTCCTACGGGCTGGGCATGGTAAATATGCCGCAGAATATTGTATCTTTCTTCAAATATCGCAATGAGTTCAGGCGCAATCTTCCGATGCAGCCGGATGATCATTTCCATGCTTTTCTCCCAGGGATGTTTTTTGTCCCGCCGGTACATATTTTGTCCCGTAAATATTAGAAAAAACGAATTATTTGTTTTATAACTTCGCCGGCAGGAATAGAACTCCTGCCGGTTTTCAGGAAAATTTTACTGCACATGGCTCTAGCCGTTAAAATTCTTTATGTCCTCGTAAATACGTAAAATCAGTTGGCCATAGGTCTCCCCGGCGGCAAAGGCTTCCTCGAACGAGGCGTATTTCCAGGCCGCATAGCCGGGATACGCCCACCTGCCGCCCAGCTCTTCCCAGGTAGGGCAGCTTCCCCGGGTGACATAGTTAAACCGGGGGTCAATCGGCTTGCGGGGCGCCGGCCGAGTCGTGGCATAAGCCCACAGGTGTTCCAGCTGAGCCCGCACACCATCCTGGGGTGTCGCGAAGTAATAGCCTCTGACGCCCCGGCCGGTTGTGCCCAGACCGGAAAAATTGTTCTGCTCCGGCACCACATCGCCGCCGTAGCGGAAAAATCCGGTTTCCAGCAATGTCTGAGCAAAGGCGATATCGCCGCGAATCCCCATATCCCGGCCAATATCGATATAAAGTCTGGCCACATTCGGCGCATGAGGATTTTTGCGGCGGAGATAGTTCTCCATCTGCTCCGCCGATAATTCCGGCTCTCCCAGAATGGGCGTGCCCCAAGTTTTTACCTTGCCGACTGTCAGAGGATAATACCATCCTGCTTGTTCCTCCGGCCGCAGGAAACCCTGTTCCAGCGAAAAATAGAATTCGGTACTCCCTTCATCCATATGATCAATATGTACATCTCTATCCGTCATGTCTTTTTCCGTATCCGTCAGGGAAGCCGCCAGGCCCGTCGCCGCAACGGCAAGCAGCAAACAGACTGCCGCCGAGCATCGCCTGGCAATACCCCGCCATAAATCCCGGGTTTTAACCATTATTTTCTCCTTCAGTTTAAACAATTGTATGGGACAATCCCGTCCATTATTTGGAAACTCTTTATACAGTATATTTATATTGTACCAAAGAGATGTTTTTCCGTACAGCGTCAGGCAAGAAAAAATTCGGCAGGAATAGCCAAAATCGTCGCGAATAATGGTATCGAGGAGGTGCAACGAAATGAACTACACTCCAACCGGTATTGATACCACGAAAAACATCCGCCCGGCCGGTCATGAACCGGAACTGGCTAAACAAATCATAGCCTTGCTGCTCGCCTGCTCCGATGCGCAGGGGGCCGCCTCTCTGCTGTCCTCTCTGCCAGGCCAGGCGCAGCCTGAAATCATTCTGTGGCTGCTGCAGGCGCAAAAAAATCCTCCGGCGCTCATATCCCTTCTGGGAAGCGCCTTTGGGGCGGAAACAGCCGCCGCCACACAATCCCTGGTCCACTGCCAGCCGGAAACTGTCGCCCGGATCCTGCAGGGCATACAGCCGGAAGCTGTGAAAGACATCCTGCAGTCCTTGCATAAGCTGGACCCGGATCTGGCGTCCCAGCTGGAAGACCGCCTGTTTTTCTTTGAAGACCTGAACCGTATACAAGACCTGGAGCTGCAAGCGATCCTGAGAAAACTGGACCTGAGCAAATTCCCGCTGGCCTTGACCGGCGCCGGGGAGGAATTGAAAAATAAAATACTGAAAAACATTTCCACCCGCTCCGGACAGCATCTGCTGGAAGAGTGCGAATATCTCAGCGACAAGGAAATCGACCCTAAAGAGGTCTGGGAGACCCGCCGCCGGATTATGAACGCCATCCAGGATTTGAGCGATGCCGGCGAAATCAGACTGCCCCGCCGCCGGCACGTGTCCTTGATCAAGCCGGAGGATTACGCCTCTGTGCCGGAAGAGACCCGCAAAATCGTGACTCGCCCGGTGAATGTGCTGCAGATGCTGGACGATGCCCTGCTGCAGGAGGTATTTGACTCCCTGCCGGCCCAGGATATTTTCCGGGCCCTGCTCTGGGTCAGCCAGGATCTCAAGACCCGCTGCTTCTCCCTGCTGGGGAATCGCTGGTATGATCTGACTGAGGAAGAAAATTCCTACCTGGCTAACCCCAACCTGTCCGCCAAAGAAGTGGAAGCCTCTGTACACAAGCTGAGCGAAACCGTCAAACAGGTCCACGGGCGAAAACTCAGCTCATGATTGCTTCCATCATGTTTTAACTATAGTTTCCCGGCTTAAAAAAGGCCGCGTTTCCCCGCGCATCAGCGCGGAATAACGTGGTCTTTTATTTTTGTTTTTTCCAGAGAATGCTTCGCTGATTAAAACTCATTTCAGAAACTTTGGGATTCAGGAGGACTCTGAGTCCCGAAATTCCGACTCCTGAATGGTTTGCAGCATTGCCGCAAGCTCCCCAGCCTCATGCTGCACCCATTCCCGGGTAATGATGGAAAGACCGCGCAGCATATCAGTATTCGCTGCACCCAAAACCACTCGGCAAAACGCAGGCACCCATTGCCAAAGATGTTCCTGCAAGAAACGCTTTTGGCAGTCCAGTCCTTCTATCATCTCATCTAAGTTTTCAAACTTTATGGCCTCCTCGCACAGCCGGGCCATAAAATTAAGCTCAATGCCGATATGATCCTCGGGTTCATTATTTTGCTTCGCAATAGCTGCCCCGGACGATTGATAAAACCGTCTCACGGCCATTGTCGGCTCGCCAAAAAGGATTTTTTCTTCCGTGCGATAGACGGACTCCCAAAGAGGCGCCTCTAAATGTCCCGGCCCCACAAACAGCCGCTTAAAATCTTCCCGCAGCGCTCTTTTATATTCCGGTTCCTGAGACCGGGTCAAGTCTTGTGCGATCAGCCTGCAGCCTCGCAGGAATTCCTCTTTGCTGAGATCTTCGGCTAACACGCTCATCAGATTCGCTTCTCTTGTATTGTCTAAAAAAGCATCTGTGGGGCCTTCTAAATAGAATTGCGCAATAAAACGATAAATGGCCCCTCTCCACCGCAGCCAGTCTTTTATCCAATCAGCGTTTTTCTTCATATTCATCCCACTCCCCTAGTCTCCGCGGTCCATATTGCTTAGCATCGTTTTTATCTGCAGCGCTACATGGAAATTAGCCAGCACGCTCAGATTCTTTAAATCTTTGCCCGTTATTTCTTCGATCTTTTTCAAACGATATCGCAAGGTATTTACATGGACAAACAGCGCCTCCGCGGTCTTGCCGAAATCGGCGGAGGTATAAATAAAGGCGATTAGAGTTTGCAATAAATCGGCGCCATAAATCCGGTCATATTCTTCCAGCAAGCCTAAAGTCTCCTGGCAATATTCCTTTAGCTCCTGTTCGCCCTGATTATAAACAAGCCGCAATACTCCCAGTTCATCGAAAAAGCTTATGCTGGCCTTTCGTTTTAACAAACGATGGATATCCAGTGCAATCTTAGCCTCCTGATAAGCCCGGTACAAGTCTGTTACGCCAGGGTACAGACGCCCTATTCCCGCCGAAAAAGAATAATCATCAGTATGCTTGCTTATGTACTGACATAATCCTGTGACCCATGGCTGAAGCCTGTGCTTATAGGAACCTTTATCGGGAATTTCCTGCGGGACGAGCAAAATGATTTGGCTGTTCCGATCGGCGATTATCGTTTGGGAGTTATTCTCCCGCACATATTCCCTGCTCCAATGATACATCCGCTCTACCGGCAAATTAGCCCTTTCCGGCAATTCACCCGGATCGGCGCCGACAATAACGACACTATGGGGTTTGGCCAGATCCCACCCCCAAATGCCCGCTTTATCGTATATGGCTTCCCGGTTTGGCAAATTATTGTATAAAATGTCCTGGATAAAATCATTATGATATTTTCTCTCAATATCCCGCTCACGTTTCATGCGTGACAACTCAGCCAACGCCCCCAGCGCCGCCGCTCTCAGAGGCTCTTTAAACCTTTCCCGCTCCTGCCCGCTGTCAAGAATGAAGCAATACCCGTAGAGCAAGGAATCTCCTATGGGTTTCATGAGACATGATCTGGGAGCCTTGCCGCACTCGATATCTCCGTAAAAAAACTCTCCGTCGCTGAGCAGCCTCCCGACGGCATCTCCGGCTATAAAACCTTCCGGCTGCTCCACGCTGGCGTCCCCGGCAATAAAGCCGGTCAGGCTATTGAGATGCACATCGCAAATGACCGCTTCCCGGCCCACGATCTCTGCAAGTAAATGCGCAATGGCGGAAATTCCTTTCCCTTGCGCGGCTAAGTCCAAAAAAAGCTGCCAAACATTGCTTTCTGTCATTTCCGTCATAGTAGCTCCAACCTTTGTTTTATCAAAGAAAATACGCTTCTCCTCTTTTTATCTCCCGTATACGCAGACTGGGATGCGTTAAGTTTATGCCTTCTGCCCCGGGAAACTGTATTTTCCCAGGCAATCCATGGTCTGTAATATCAGACACTACCTGCAGGGCCTTTGTCGGACAGCTGAGAACACAAAGCGGCTGGCGCCCCATACTAATATGTTCTATACATAAATCGCATTTATCTACCTTTCCCGTCTGCGGGTTAAAACGGGGTGCGCCAAAGGGACAGGCCTTAACACACCGGCTGCATCCCGTACAGCGCCCCGTCTGATGCACGACGACTCCGTCCCTTCTTTTAGTATAGCTTTTCTCGGGACAGACCCTGAAACATTCGGGATTTTCACAATGATTGCAGGACATGGATATAAAATAATGATGCTTTTTGCCCTTATCCACAACCAATTGTACCGTACGCAACGGAAACGGTTCGTCTTTTTCCTTCCGGCACGCTTTTTCACAGGCCCGGCAGCCGATGCAGCGGCTGGGATCGATAATAAAGCCAAATTGCATGATATCCTTTATCCCTCCTTGTTACACAGGCATAATATTGACAAATGTATCATAGTAGGCTATGGCGGGACCACCGGCGGCCGCTCCCCCCATATCGGTTCTCAAGGGAGGAACCAGGCAATTTAAAGCAATTTCAACTGCCGGCGGCTGATAGATAACAACCGTTCCCTCCGGTACAAATGAAGTGATCCTGCAGGTCACGGCTATTTCGCCCCGGTCGTTCATCAGGCGGCCGGTTTTTCCCTCAACGATTTTGCTTTTCCTGGCGGTTTCAGGATGAAGATAGGCGAAAATTCGCTCCCGGGGTTCACGCTCATGCGGCTGGGAATTGATCCCATCCCGGCTGTGCGGTGTTAAAAGCCGATAGGGATATTTATGCGTTCCACAGGCAGCCTGCGTGTATACCGGCAATGGCGGCAGCCCCGCTTTTTGCGCCTGCAGTGAAAACAGCTCATATTTTCCCGAGGGAGTAGAAAAAGCGCCCTGTTCCCATGGATTTCCCGGAAACTTGAAAGGGCGGGGTCCGTCCAGCAATTCCCATACGTCGGAAATCCCCAGCAGTTTGCACATTTCAGGCGCCATAATATCCGCAAGCCACTCTTTCTCCGTTTTGCCGGCAGGAAATGAATTCGATCCGGGCTTACGCTCATTCAGTTTTTGAACCAGAAGATTAACGATGTCAATATCGGACTTGCACTCCCCAACCGGTGAAATCGCAGGCTGATTAATGCCCAGCCAGTTATGCCAGTAGCTGGGGGTGAGGTCCCAGTGCTCCAGAAAAGTGGTCACCGGCAGAAACAGGTCCGCTTCCCGGGCCGTAGCCGTGAGAAATAAATCCGCTGCGACAACCATATCCAACTGTTTTATATGTTTGCGGATCATATCGACTTCCGCGTTTTGGGTCAGCGGATTGGCATTCGCCAATATCAGCATTTTGATCGGAGGATTCTCTATTTTTGCCAAACCGGCGGCCAAGTCATGGGCAAAAATGACCCGTCCGGGATCTGTCAGTCCCTCGCACTCCTTCACATGCTTCATGAGAAGCCGGCTGATGGACGGATTGGCAAAGTAGACACCCCCTCCCTTTTCCCCAATATGCCCCGTAATGGCAGACAAGGCGTTAATGCATCTCACGTTTTGCCCGCCATTGATATGGCGTTGCACTCCCAGTCCAATCCAAAGCGCTGCCGGTTGGGCGGCATATTCTTCGGCCAGCCTTCGCATCAGCATTGAGGGTACCCCGGTGATATCCGACATCTTTTGCAGGTCTATAGTATCTAAATATTGAAAAAAATCAGCTCCGCCCACCGTATAGCTTTCAACAAAGCCATGGTTGACCAGGTTGTTTTCATAAAGATGCTTTGCCATTCCCAATGCCAAAGCCCCGTCGGACCCCGGCCGTATCTGCACATACAAATCCGCCTGCGCCGCAGTAGCCGTGTAGACCGGATCAATAACAACAAGCTTTGCCCCCAGTTCCCGCGCCTGATTGATATAATCCATCTGGTGAATGGCGGTCCAGGCAGGATTGCTTCCCCAGCAAATGATATGTTTCGTTTGCCCCATAGCCGACGGGTCCAGCTGCATATAATCCCCGACATCGAAGTGCAAAGCGTCCAGCCCCGCACCCCAGCATATGGATCCCGCGGTGTTTGTCGCCCCCAGGCTATTGGCCAGCCAGCTCCATGCCCGATGCAGCAGGCTGATGTTTCCCGAGTTGCTATAACAGCAAATGGGCTCAAAAGAGCCGAATTGCGCAGAAAGACTCAGTATTTTTTCCGCCATGATGTCAACTGCCACAGGCCAGTCAATGCGGATCCATCTTCCCGAACGCCGCGGCTGCTGCAGCATGGGATATAAAATACGTTCCTTATGATACAAAGACCGTATATAACTCTGCCCCCGGGCACATATATACCCTTTGGTATACCCGTGCTGCCGGTCTCCCTGAATCTGCCGGACTTTACCGTTTTCCACCCGGGAGATAAGCCCGCACGTGCTATAGCAATTACTCGGGCATACATGCCGAAACACTTCCGTCCGCATAGTTCCTCCGCGTTAATTCCTGTATTACAGCATCTCCTGTATAAATTATACACTATTTACACAGTACCTTCTTACATAAATCTCCCCGCACAACAATCATCCATCATCAATATAAAAGTGTTTGCCTGTTACGCAAACACTTTTATAAGCATATATAAGGATTTCACTGTCATAAAAGAGTTAAAATTTCCCGATAAAGGGTACGCCGATCCCATAAAACAGATATCGTCCGATAATGGCCGACAGCAGTATCATCGCAAAGGTTCCCTGCAGCCAGGTCTTTGCATCCGCAGACCCCATCCTGTATTTTTTGTGAAACCGGAACATCGAGGCAATGCTGCCCACTGCCAATAGTTGTCCTGCTATAAACAGAGACATTTGATCATAAAGCAGTTTTATGCTTTGCTGCGCCAGACCTGCCCCGTTCACAAAAACCAGATATGCCGCCATGCCGGTTAACTGCAGCACGACAGACGCGGAAATGCCGGCCAGGGCCGCAGGCACAGTCGGCTGCTCCTGCTCTTGCGGCAATTGCCACAGCAGAACCGCATAGCCTATTAAGCCGAGGATGGCAGCCGTGGTATAAAAGGCAATGTGGGTATAGAACGTACTCCAGGCGGCCACTGCCGTGTAGATATAAGTACACGCCGTACTGATCAGGCAGAGGGCCCCGGCAAGCGCTGCCGCCCATCCTGCCAGCCGGTTCATTCCTGCACTTGCCAGCCCCTGTTTTTCCAAAAAGTAACATACAATAACCAGCCCGAAGAATCCGCCGCTGAAGAAAATTTCCCGGCTCAGCCATGACGTCCCTATATTGGCAACCGCTCCATAAGCAGCCAGCGGACTGCCCAGGTGCATCAGCGATGTCCCCATCGCAATTCCCATTAAAACGATGACCCAGCGTAAAATACTTGTTATTGCCAAGCGCCTTTCCCCGTTTAAAATCTGATGGGCGAGAAACAGTCCGATACTCGCCTGGGAAAGCAGTGTAAAGACTACTAAAGGCCATTCGTGTTTCATGCTCCCGCCTCCTTAGCTCTTATCCGCTATCGCGTTTTTATGCGGCTTCATAATTAACGACGGCTTTGTGGAAGGTTTGGGCATGCCTTTGATATAATTTGTGCCGCCGTATTTTTGACGCAATTCCTCCACGGGTCCCACATCCAGCACCCGCATGGGACAAGCCGTCACGCAGGCAGGCTTCTTGCCTTCCGCCAGAAGGTCCCGGCACAAATCGCATTTTCCCGTTTTTCCCGTATCAGGATTGTATTGCGGTGCGCCGTAAGGGCAGCTCATAATGCAATAGCGGCAGCCGATGCACTTCTTGGGATCGACAAACACAATCCCGTCTTCCTTACGTTTTTGCATAGCGCCCGTGGGACAATTTTTGACGCATGCCGGTTCAGCGCAGTGATTACAGCTCATTGAAATCCAATAAGCGTAGATATCACCGGTCACTACCGCATTGCTTTCTATGTATCCCCCTCCGGCGTACTCGGTCACTTTCCGGAACAGTTGTCCAACCTTCAGGTTATTTTTATTCTTTACAAGCGATTTGGCAAGTTGAACATCCCACACAATTCTCTTGTTGAAAATAGAAGCCAAGCTGGGCCATTTTACTCACTCCTCCCCATCCTTACGCCTTGGTAATCTGAACAAGATTCGTGTGCTGCGGATTGCCGAATGCCAGCGGAGTAGGATGATATTTTGTGATGGCATTGGTGCATCCCCGCTGGTCAACGCCCTGGGCATCCGGATTCCACCACGCTCCCTGCGGTACCGATATCACACCCGGCATCATGCGAGGAGTAATTTTTACCGGCAGCATCATACTGCCGCGATCATTGTAAACCTTTACTTTCTCACCGTTTTGCAGCCCTCTGTCCGCCGCGTCCCGGGTATTGACCCAGACTTCCTGCGGAGCCGCCTCTTCCATCCAGCGAACATTATCAAAGGTCGAATGAACGCGGCGTTTGAAGTGATGGCCTATGCACTGCAGCGGATACTTGCCGCGCAGCGGGTCCGCCGGTCCTTCCCAGGCAGCGATATATTTCGGAATGGCAGGAATCTCTTTGGGTTTGTTCATGGCCCACAAGCGAGGTGAAAAAATCTCAATTTTGCCCGACGGCGTAGGAAAGGGATTATGTTCCGGGTCTTCAATTTGTTTTTGAAAGGCAATGCTGGGCTCTTGATATTGCCAGCGGTATACGCCTTTCGCCTTGAACTCCTCATAAGACGGGAAACCCGGGTTTGCCTTGCGCGTGTCGTCCACTATTTTACGCAGCCATTGCTCTAATGTTTTGCCTTCCGTAAATTTTTCTCTCAGACCTAATTTTTCGGCGAGATCGGAGATCCAGTCATACCCATTGCGGCATTCAAATACCGTATCCACCGCTTTATTCATATACAGGATATAGTCGCCGTAGCCCCAGGGCGTAACAATGTCTTCCCGCTCCATCATATTGTCAGACGGCAGTAAAATATCGGCGAATTTAGCGCTGGCTGTCATGAAATGCTCGCTGGCCACAATACATTCCACCAGGCTTTCATCTTCCAATATCTTGGCGGTTCCGCCGCAATCCGAATGCTGGTTAATGAGACAATTTCCGGCGAGGTTATAAATCATCTTAATGTTGGTTGATAATTTTTTAACGCCTTTTACCCCTTGTTCCGTTCCCATGTCTTTGCCATGCTGAATCGCATCCGGCCAAATATAGCAGGAGATCGAAGCCTTGCAAGGATTATTGACAGGGATGGCGCCAATCTTTTGGCTGCGGGCCTGGGAAGCGTTTCCTGACGCCCAGCCGCCTTTTATGCCGACATTCCCGGTCATGGCCGCTAAAACAGTGCCGCTCCGGACAACCTGCTCGCCGTAAGCATGCCTTTGGGGACCATATCCCTGAATCAGGGCCCCCGGTTTCATCGTGGCATACTCCCGCGTCAGCTGTATAATTTTATGGCGCGGGATTCCGGTGATCGTTTCTGCCCATTCAGGCGTTTTGGCAGTCTTATCGTCGCCTGATCCCATTACATAGCTCCGGTAAGAATTCCCCGGCGGAATATGATCAGGCATATGTTCTTCATCAAAGCCCAGGCAGTATCTGTCGAGAAAAGGCTGATCCTGCAGATTTTCACTGATCATGACATACGCCATGGCATCCAGCAGCGCACTGTCGGTTGTAGGCCGGATGGGAATCCATTCATCGGCCAGCCCTATGGCGGTATTGGAATACATCGGATCGATGACCACGATCTTTGCCCCGGCTTCCTTCGCCTGTTTTAAGTAATAGGCGGTGTTTGTCCCATGGATCGT includes:
- a CDS encoding PucR family transcriptional regulator, with the protein product MTEMTESNVWQLFLDLAAQGKGISAIAHLLAEIVGREAVICDVHLNSLTGFIAGDASVEQPEGFIAGDAVGRLLSDGEFFYGDIECGKAPRSCLMKPIGDSLLYGYCFILDSGQERERFKEPLRAAALGALAELSRMKRERDIERKYHNDFIQDILYNNLPNREAIYDKAGIWGWDLAKPHSVVIVGADPGELPERANLPVERMYHWSREYVRENNSQTIIADRNSQIILLVPQEIPDKGSYKHRLQPWVTGLCQYISKHTDDYSFSAGIGRLYPGVTDLYRAYQEAKIALDIHRLLKRKASISFFDELGVLRLVYNQGEQELKEYCQETLGLLEEYDRIYGADLLQTLIAFIYTSADFGKTAEALFVHVNTLRYRLKKIEEITGKDLKNLSVLANFHVALQIKTMLSNMDRGD
- a CDS encoding 4Fe-4S dicluster domain-containing protein, with protein sequence MQFGFIIDPSRCIGCRACEKACRKEKDEPFPLRTVQLVVDKGKKHHYFISMSCNHCENPECFRVCPEKSYTKRRDGVVVHQTGRCTGCSRCVKACPFGAPRFNPQTGKVDKCDLCIEHISMGRQPLCVLSCPTKALQVVSDITDHGLPGKIQFPGAEGINLTHPSLRIREIKRGEAYFL
- a CDS encoding molybdopterin-dependent oxidoreductase — its product is MRTEVFRHVCPSNCYSTCGLISRVENGKVRQIQGDRQHGYTKGYICARGQSYIRSLYHKERILYPMLQQPRRSGRWIRIDWPVAVDIMAEKILSLSAQFGSFEPICCYSNSGNISLLHRAWSWLANSLGATNTAGSICWGAGLDALHFDVGDYMQLDPSAMGQTKHIICWGSNPAWTAIHQMDYINQARELGAKLVVIDPVYTATAAQADLYVQIRPGSDGALALGMAKHLYENNLVNHGFVESYTVGGADFFQYLDTIDLQKMSDITGVPSMLMRRLAEEYAAQPAALWIGLGVQRHINGGQNVRCINALSAITGHIGEKGGGVYFANPSISRLLMKHVKECEGLTDPGRVIFAHDLAAGLAKIENPPIKMLILANANPLTQNAEVDMIRKHIKQLDMVVAADLFLTATAREADLFLPVTTFLEHWDLTPSYWHNWLGINQPAISPVGECKSDIDIVNLLVQKLNERKPGSNSFPAGKTEKEWLADIMAPEMCKLLGISDVWELLDGPRPFKFPGNPWEQGAFSTPSGKYELFSLQAQKAGLPPLPVYTQAACGTHKYPYRLLTPHSRDGINSQPHEREPRERIFAYLHPETARKSKIVEGKTGRLMNDRGEIAVTCRITSFVPEGTVVIYQPPAVEIALNCLVPPLRTDMGGAAAGGPAIAYYDTFVNIMPV
- a CDS encoding dimethyl sulfoxide reductase anchor subunit family protein; the encoded protein is MKHEWPLVVFTLLSQASIGLFLAHQILNGERRLAITSILRWVIVLMGIAMGTSLMHLGSPLAAYGAVANIGTSWLSREIFFSGGFFGLVIVCYFLEKQGLASAGMNRLAGWAAALAGALCLISTACTYIYTAVAAWSTFYTHIAFYTTAAILGLIGYAVLLWQLPQEQEQPTVPAALAGISASVVLQLTGMAAYLVFVNGAGLAQQSIKLLYDQMSLFIAGQLLAVGSIASMFRFHKKYRMGSADAKTWLQGTFAMILLSAIIGRYLFYGIGVPFIGKF